The Pseudanabaena sp. PCC 6802 genomic interval CTAGCAGTGCTTCGGTCAGCAGTGCTTCCTCTGCCAGCAATGCTTCGGTCAGCAGCGCTTCCTCTGCCAGCAGTGCTTCGGCCAGCAGTGCCTCCTCTGCCAGTAGGGCTTCGCTGAGTGCTTCCTCTGCCAGTAGCGCCTCGCGTAGCAGTGCTTCGGCTGCCAGTGTTTCGGCTAGCAGTGCTTCGGTCAGCAGTGCTTCGGCTGCCAGTGCTTCGGCTAGCAACGCCTCCCGCAGCAGCGCTTCCTCAGCTAGCGTAGCTTCAGCTAGTGCATCTTCAGCCAGTTCGTCCTCGCGTAGCGCCTCGTCCGCCAGTTCGTCTTCGCTGAGTTCGTCCTCGCTGAGCGCCTCGTCTGCCAGTTCGTCTTCGCGTAGTGTTGCTTCTGCCAGCACCTCGTCTGCCAGTTCTTCGCTGGCAAGCTCGATCTCTAGCTCGGTTGCCAGCTCGCGGTCTAGGGCAGGAGCTATGTTGAGACCTCTGACGATCGCAGCAGTAAGCAAACCTAGCTTAGCGATCGCCAGCGGCGGCACCATGCCCAGGCTGCCAATTGCGGCCATGCTCCCTCGCGTCAACATGGATTTAACCAATCCTCTGGCAGCCCTGTATACAGGACCCAAATTGGATGGTACTAGCGCTGCTAAAGATGCGCGATCGGCTCCAGCCAAGGAATATCTAGGTATGACCACTGGCACCAATTCCTTCTTCGGTAAAACCACGCCTTCTACGGTTGCTAGAGCGCTGTGGTATAGAGTGGTAGGCGACCCCAATGACGACATTCTCAGTGGATCTTCTGATGCCTTGGGCGATCCTACTAAGGTGCGCTACGACTCTAGCACCACCAATCGCCCGCTGTATATCTACACGGCTGCACCTGGGGCTGGAAATAGTCTTTCCAAGAGTGCAGCTCCCAAGATATTACTTCCCGATACATTGAACTTTAATGTTGCTAGTAACATTGGTGAAGTAAGTACCTCCGGTACCTACAGTCTCAATGCCACCACTGCACTATCGGCATCGGACTATGCAATTTGTACGACGGGCGCGGGTTCCTATCTGAACAGAGCCAGAAAAACCGCAGATATTGCAGGTAGCGGCTCTTGCAGTGGCTTGACTCAGGCTACAACTTTCCTGGGTGGCTTGAGAAACATTTCTAGCGAAGGCACTGGCTTGCAAGCACTGAAAACTACTAGAGTTATTACCAAAACAAGCATTGCGACTGAAGAAATAGGTCTTGATGAAACTGATGGCTACCCAAATGTATCGGTAGTAGTAGTTAACATGCCAGCCACTATTGCCACCACGAGCGACGTGACATTAACGCTGAAGGATACTAGAACCACCAAGCCCAAAGACACCATGTTTGTTCTGAAGTTACCCAACAGCACGACCATTGGGAAAGCAGACCCAAATCCCTCAACCGCTGGTACTTCCGCTGCCTATGGCTTCAAGATGAAGCTAAATGGGGTCAGTCCGAACAACATTTTCTGGGTAGTGGGTACCAGTAGTTCGGCTACGCTCACCCTGGAAAACACCTCTAAGAAAGATGATGCTAGTGGCAATGCCATACACCGTACGGTTTTGATGGGTAACTTTATCGGTGATGGTGCAGCGCCTACGATCGAAAATAACGTTGAAATTAGAAACGGACGCTTCCTTGGGTTTAGCAACGCGCCAGTAGTAGTTTATCAAGAGGATACAACTACTCCGAAAACTGGCAGCCCTGCTGGTAGTAAGCCCTATCAAGATCCAAACGGCGATCCTAATGCTGCGATCGTCGCTATGACCAGCGATGCCGAACCGCTAGTTTTGCCTGTGCTTCAGGTACACGCACCAGAAGTTGCGATCTCTGCGGCTGGCACGACAACCCTAGCACAGGATGAAGGTGCAACCAACGACGAGGATGCCAGGTGGGTAGAAGTTGCCACCGATACAGAAGTAAATGCCTACTTTGTCGCTGGCAATACACCATCCCGCGCCTTTGTCACGTACTCAGCTTCAACCAACCCCGCTGGGTTCACTGCAGAAACAGGCGGTGGGTTGCACAACTTCATTCGTTATATGCAGAGTTGGAGAAATACTAACTCCCGGATTTCCGGTGGTTTTATCCAATCTCGTCGTAGTGTATTTGCGACGGCACCCTTCTCATCCACTGCTCCTTATACTAACCTCGCCACTGCTCAGGATAATGCTAGTGGTAACAGTAGTGCGATTACCAGCTTGTTTGGTGCTGCTTCTGATGGCATTACCCGGAAATACTATCAATCTCTGACAAACCAGGCGTTGCCTTTCTACCGTCCACCTCAAAGACAATGGGGTTATGATGTTGGGTTACTAACACAGCCTTCTGACCTGTTTGCGCTCAGGTTCTCCAAAGCTTCGCCCGATCCCAACGAGTTCTTCCGCGAAGTAGGGAAAGACGATCCGTATATCCAAAATCTGTTGTGTGCTTTGCAACCTGCTAATGCCACTACCACAGTTACCGATAGTGCTAGAAAAGGTATAGGAACCGATGCCGAAATTGCCGACTATACTGTACGTGCCCTACCTGGTGCTGTTACCTGCCCAACTCCCACATACAACCCGTAGTACGGAGATCGATTATGTTGATGATTAATCGGAAAAGCGACTTAGCCACCCAAGCGCGAGGGCAAAAACTCAAGCACGAGATTGGGAGATCGATCCGAATGCACATCGTTGCATCGTCTGAGGTACCTAAACAATCGGGATTTACGCTGCTGGAATCCCTAATCGCTATGGTTGTGGTCAGTACTTTATTGGTGGGCATCGCGCCCATGCTTGCTTTAACCGTTGCTGCGCGGGTGCAAGCTCGCAGAGTCGATCTAGCTACTCAGGCAGCCAGAGCTTACATGAATGGCGTGAGGGCAGGCTCGATTACCGTTCCCGCTGTCCCCAGCGGCGTGACTGCCACCACGACCGCCATCAATTTGTACAACGCTGCTGCTCCAACTACTGCACCTACAGATAGTTCGACCAGGGTAGATACCAATGGTAATGGATTTTCATTCGACGATCCTAACGATCTGGTCATTCAGCCAATTCGTAACGGGCAGACGGTCAGTACTACGGTTACAGAGGCTGATGTCAGAAAACGCGGATTCGATCTAGTAGTCAGGGTCTATCGTGCTGATGCTTTTAATTCTTCTGGAACTGCAATTAGTACGTTGCAGAAAAACTCACCTACTTCTAGCGCCACTGCTTCCCCCTTTACCGGCACTCTGGGGTCGCGGACGGCACCTCTAATAGTAGCCTCTGCGAATGCGATCGACTCTACAACTAACATGAGCGATTACGCCAACTGCAATCCTAACGATGCTGATGCTACTATTGCTGCCAGTTGCCAAAGTCGCCTTCTCGGACAATAAATAGATTTTGTGATTATTTTGCTGTTACTTCTGCTTTCACACTATGCTTTCATAATGAAACCGAACATATGAAAAGGATCTTTTTACAGCGACTATTACTAAGAACTGCCAGAGTTTCTAGAGGAACAAGTGGTTTCACGTTACTAGAGCTGCTGGTTTCTGCCATTATGGCGGTAATTATGGTAACAACGCTGATTACCTTTGCCACTAGCATTTTGGAAACAGATCGCAAAGAGCAGGCTAAAGTTGCCACCCAAGAAGAGATTCAGGCAGCGCTCGACTACATTGCCGATGACATGCAAGAAGCCGTTTATATCTATGATGCCGATGGTATAGCCGCAATTACTTCAGGTACCAATAGTGCAAATAAGTTGCCAACAGGCACTGACAAAACCCCTGTTTTAGTGTTTTGGAAGCGGACACTTTTAGAGCGAGACTCTGAAGTCACTTTAGCCATTGATGGGACAAAGAGGTTAGTTAAATGTCTTGGAGTAGCAACTCCTGCGGCTGATGGCTCTAATTGTTACGGCACCGATCAATTTGTCTATTCGCTAGTTGCTTATTACCTGGTGAAAGACGCTACCCCTAGTGCAACCTGGTCAAAAGCTGCTCGCATCGAAAGATGGGAGGTCAAAGATGGCATTGTCAATCCTAACTGTGCGTCTACGGATGCTACTTGTACTACTGGTGCAAGGCGCAGCGATGGATATCAAACCGTTGATACAAATTATTACTATGTCAAACCAGATAATGGTTTTGTAAGGTTCGATCTGAGTGCCCAAGCTACTACCCTATCAGGCAAAATGAACCTATGGAAAGAGACTGCGGCAGTTGCATTTAATTCCTATAGTGCTCAAACCCTAGTAGACTATATTGACGACACGCCACATGCCTCTAACCAGGATGACGGTAGTGGGAGCGGGATATTGAACATCCCTATTCGTTCCAATGCGACGGCTTTGAATTCGACTAATAATGCCAATTTGGACTGCGAAAGCAACGCAGCCGATAGTAAAGGTGGTACGGGTGGCGGTTCTGTGCGCGTACCCGCAGACTTTGGATCTGCAACTATTAATCCCACAGGCTTAACTAGCTTTTATGCTTGTGTAAATTCCAGGCTAGATCGCCCCGTGGCAAGGGTATTTATTCGAGGCAATGCGCTGGCGCGTTTGTTTGATGACAAGAGTTTCCGTCCGTTAGGCAATGCCAACAACAATACGTTTATTCCCACAGCTAATACCCTGATATTTGGCCGCAGCGTCGTCGTGCCCAATTAGTTCCTAACTAGAGTCCGATCGGCGGTTTAATATTTGGTTACGATTACAGGATAAGGAGAAATATTTTGAGAAACTGGCGATCGCTCATCTCCCATACTTAACAAAACTGCTATGGCAAAGTCAAAATCACCAACGGCAAAGCCTCCTAAAAAAAATGGTCAAAGGAAGACTAAAAATAGATGGTGGATAGCGATCGTCGGTGCTATTCTCCTAGCTGTTGCCATAGTAGCAGTCACCTACATCCAGTTCCCCTGTAGCCTGAGCGATTATTGCAAAAATCCAGATATAGCCAGAATTCTGACCGGACATCAGGGAGACGTGCGTTATGTCATTTTCAGCCCTGATGGCAAAACACTTTACAGTTCGGCACGGGATAATACAATTCGGGTTTGGGATCCGTACTTAGGTATTCAATGGCGCAAACTAGAGGGGCATACCGACTGGGTTTATGGGTTGGCAATTAGCCCAAATGGCAAACTACTTGCAAGCGGAAGCAAGGATAAAACGATCAAAATCTGGAATACCCAAACAGGAGAATTACTGCGTACTCTAACTGGGCATACAGATACGGTTATAGATTTGGCGATTAGCCCGGATGGCAAAACCCTAGCGAGCGGCGGTTGGGATAAAACTGTCAAAATTTGGGATCTAGACAGTGGTAATTTGATAAATACGCTGACAGGTCATACTGATATCGTTCCTGCTGTGATTTTTAGTTCCGACGGTAGCAGAATTGTTAGTGGTAGTAATCCAGAGATTAAGATTTGGGATACCAAAACTGGTCAGCTCCAAAAAACGCTAAAAGGGCATAGCAATCTGGTGCTATCATTGGCTCTCACTCCTGATGGCAGAAAAATAGCGAGCGGTAGCGATGATGCCACAATTAGAATTTGGGATCTCAACTCTGGGGAGCTTTTAAAAACAATTTCAGAGGTAAATAATGTTAAGTCTGTAGCGATTACTCGTGATGGGCAAAGACTGGTTGCTGGGAATACTCTTCCTACAGTTACAGTTAGGAATTTCAATACTGGCGATCTAATTAAAGATTTTAAGTGGCATGACAACATTGTATGGTCTGTAGCAATTAGTCCAGACGGTAAGCGGGCGGTGAGCGGCAGTCGAGATTCAAAAATTATCGTATGGAAATTAGATTAGTCAAATTCCAATAGCATTAAACAGGTATTTGGGAGGTAGTGTGATAAATGAATAATATATTGCGATCGCAACTTCTAAAGCACGTAGCTGCTAATAGTAAATCTAAAGCATCTGGTTTTACCATGATAGAGATACTAGTTGTGGTAATTATTATTGGTGTGTTGGCAGCGATCGCTGGCCCTAACTGGTTAGCATTTAACAACAGACAAAAACTCAACTCCGCCACTAATAAGGTATTTACTGCTCTGAAAAGTGCACAAAGTCAGGCTAAGAAGGAAAATCGTCCTAAAACAGTTACGATCGATGTAGCCAATGGTACGATTACATCTCCCAATGCCCAGGAATCGCTTGATAGTACAGTTAAGATAACTAGCATAACGAGAGATAATCCAACCGTTTCGATTATCTCTAGTAACCAAGCAACAATTCTATTCGATGAAAAAGGCACTCCATATAAATTGGATACTACATTTACTCCCAATACGCGTTCCAAAGACAACCTGATACCTATTCAAATCAAGCTAAAGCACAATTTGATCGGACAAGAGCAATGCGTAACTATTCGGACATTACTTGGCTCAGTTGATACAAATTGCTCTCTATAGCGATCGATAGACGTGAGAACTGACACCCTGTTCTATCAGTTGCTGAAAACCTTTCAATCGCTCCTGTTTGAGCTAACCGAGCAGCCAATTCCCAGTGTAGACGATTATGAGTTTGTTTCTGTCGAAGTAAAAGAAAAAGCGTTTCGATTTGATGGCGTTTTCTTACCCAAAACTGGCGATAAACCGATCGTCTTTACCGAGGTGCAGTCCCAGCGCAAAAACAATTTCTACAGCGCGTTCATGGCGGAGATTTGCATGTACCTCAGCCAGTACGAGCCAGAACAAAATTGGCAAGCGGTGGCCATCTTTGCCCGTCGCAGCTACGACCCTGGTGAAGCCGAGCATTTTCGCGAACTATTTGCCAGTAATCGGATTCGGCGGGTTTACCTGGATGATTGGCAGGAGCGCGAAACTGATTCCTGGGCAATTAAGATCGTGCAGTTAATCGTGACACCATCGGCGACAACTCCTGAATTTGTCGAGAACCTCAAGGCAGAGGTGGAGCAGAGATGTTTGCCAGAGCTAAAGGCGACTGTAGTAGAATTTATGGAGACTGTCCTAGTATATAAGTTCCCTCAGTTAAGCCGGGAGGAGATTCAAGCGATGTTTACATTAGACGACCTGCGGCAGACTCGGGTCTATCAGGATGCCAAGCAAGAGGGTATGCAGCAAGGTATGCAGCAAGGCATGCAGCAAGGCATGCAGCAAGGTATGCAGCAAGGCAGACAAAATGAGGCGCGATCGCTTTTATTACGCCAACTATCAAAAAAGCTTGGCATGCTAAGCGATCGCCACCAAACCCAAATTAATAATCTTACTCTCGCACAAATGGAATCTCTCAGTGAAGCGTTGTTAGATTTCAATGATATTACCGACCTCGATCGCTGGTTGAATGAGAGCTAGGAGCGCGATCGCCACATAACCACCATGACGATCTCGCAGTAATATGGATAAATACACACGTTAAAGTTACCAGATATCTTTTCCGGCTCCTCGATCGGGAAATCCAAAGACTGAATATAGATTGGGAGATTTTTTACGGTGATGTGGGGATTCGCACCAAACTGACTTATGCCCGAATTCCCGATATCGCCATTGTCGAAGGTGCAGTATGGAGATCGCTCGGCAATCGATCGTCTGCTGTACTGGAAACCCCGATGATATTAGTAATTGAGGTGGTTAGTCCTGGTGAAGAAAGTCGAGAGCGCGACTATCTCAAGAAAAAAATAGAATATCAGGACATGCAAATTCCTGAATATTGGATTATCGATCCACAACTAGCTCAGATTTCCATCTTGACGTTGATTAGTAATGTCGATACTCAAGATGGCGATCGCTATGACGAGAAAGTTTACAGAGGTGAAGATCTCATTCTGTCCCGCACCTTCCCCCAGTTAAAACTTTCTGTCGCCCAGATTTTAGGGTGCGATCGGAATTTTGTGTATCGAGCCTCTGAAACAGCGTAAATACGTACTTCAGGACTCAATTTACACAAAAATCTGAACACTCTCGATTTTACAAGCAGGCTCAGTATGACAGCCTATCAACAGTTATGCTAAGTTAGCTCTAGTAATGCGATCGCAACATAACCACCATGACGATCTCAACTGACATACTAGACCCCCTAAATACAATTGAATATCCCGAAGAGGACGATCTACCAATGGCAGAAGGCGATGCCCAGCGCGAGTATCTCAGCTATGCCACTATAGTATTGCGGATTTTCTTTCAAGCTCGTCAAGATGTCTACGTATCAGGTAATTTATTAATCTACTACGAAAAAGGCAATAAGGATGCGTGTGTTGCCCCAGACACGTTTGTAGTATTTGGCGTAGATAATCGCGATCGCGGTAGCTACAAAGTCTGGGAAGAAAACAACACCATCCCCGCATTTGTTCTGGAAATCACTTCAGCTGCAACTGCTGCAAGAGATAGGCGTGATAAACCCAAGCTATACCAAAAATTAGGCGTAAAGGAATACTTTCAGTACGATCCAACTGGTAAATACCTAAAAAATGACTTTTTGCAGGGCAAAAGTCTCAAACAAGGAAAATATTGGGATATCACTCCCTCTACTTTGCCAGATGGCTCTTTATGCCTATTTAGCCAAACCCTCAATTTAGAATTACGGTTATATCCAGACAAAGGCTTACGTTTCTACGACCCAATTTCTGGCGAACTG includes:
- a CDS encoding Uma2 family endonuclease, whose product is MNIDWEIFYGDVGIRTKLTYARIPDIAIVEGAVWRSLGNRSSAVLETPMILVIEVVSPGEESRERDYLKKKIEYQDMQIPEYWIIDPQLAQISILTLISNVDTQDGDRYDEKVYRGEDLILSRTFPQLKLSVAQILGCDRNFVYRASETA
- a CDS encoding Tfp pilus assembly protein FimT/FimU, whose protein sequence is MNNILRSQLLKHVAANSKSKASGFTMIEILVVVIIIGVLAAIAGPNWLAFNNRQKLNSATNKVFTALKSAQSQAKKENRPKTVTIDVANGTITSPNAQESLDSTVKITSITRDNPTVSIISSNQATILFDEKGTPYKLDTTFTPNTRSKDNLIPIQIKLKHNLIGQEQCVTIRTLLGSVDTNCSL
- a CDS encoding Rpn family recombination-promoting nuclease/putative transposase — protein: MRTDTLFYQLLKTFQSLLFELTEQPIPSVDDYEFVSVEVKEKAFRFDGVFLPKTGDKPIVFTEVQSQRKNNFYSAFMAEICMYLSQYEPEQNWQAVAIFARRSYDPGEAEHFRELFASNRIRRVYLDDWQERETDSWAIKIVQLIVTPSATTPEFVENLKAEVEQRCLPELKATVVEFMETVLVYKFPQLSREEIQAMFTLDDLRQTRVYQDAKQEGMQQGMQQGMQQGMQQGMQQGRQNEARSLLLRQLSKKLGMLSDRHQTQINNLTLAQMESLSEALLDFNDITDLDRWLNES
- the hpsC gene encoding hormogonium polysaccharide secretion pseudopilin HpsC, coding for MKRIFLQRLLLRTARVSRGTSGFTLLELLVSAIMAVIMVTTLITFATSILETDRKEQAKVATQEEIQAALDYIADDMQEAVYIYDADGIAAITSGTNSANKLPTGTDKTPVLVFWKRTLLERDSEVTLAIDGTKRLVKCLGVATPAADGSNCYGTDQFVYSLVAYYLVKDATPSATWSKAARIERWEVKDGIVNPNCASTDATCTTGARRSDGYQTVDTNYYYVKPDNGFVRFDLSAQATTLSGKMNLWKETAAVAFNSYSAQTLVDYIDDTPHASNQDDGSGSGILNIPIRSNATALNSTNNANLDCESNAADSKGGTGGGSVRVPADFGSATINPTGLTSFYACVNSRLDRPVARVFIRGNALARLFDDKSFRPLGNANNNTFIPTANTLIFGRSVVVPN
- a CDS encoding prepilin-type N-terminal cleavage/methylation domain-containing protein, translating into MLMINRKSDLATQARGQKLKHEIGRSIRMHIVASSEVPKQSGFTLLESLIAMVVVSTLLVGIAPMLALTVAARVQARRVDLATQAARAYMNGVRAGSITVPAVPSGVTATTTAINLYNAAAPTTAPTDSSTRVDTNGNGFSFDDPNDLVIQPIRNGQTVSTTVTEADVRKRGFDLVVRVYRADAFNSSGTAISTLQKNSPTSSATASPFTGTLGSRTAPLIVASANAIDSTTNMSDYANCNPNDADATIAASCQSRLLGQ
- a CDS encoding Uma2 family endonuclease, whose amino-acid sequence is MTISTDILDPLNTIEYPEEDDLPMAEGDAQREYLSYATIVLRIFFQARQDVYVSGNLLIYYEKGNKDACVAPDTFVVFGVDNRDRGSYKVWEENNTIPAFVLEITSAATAARDRRDKPKLYQKLGVKEYFQYDPTGKYLKNDFLQGKSLKQGKYWDITPSTLPDGSLCLFSQTLNLELRLYPDKGLRFYDPISGELLRSHKEAEQARLLAEQTAQLERQDKLAERQRVDRLEAYLRSLGIDPDKIV
- a CDS encoding WD40 repeat domain-containing protein encodes the protein MAKSKSPTAKPPKKNGQRKTKNRWWIAIVGAILLAVAIVAVTYIQFPCSLSDYCKNPDIARILTGHQGDVRYVIFSPDGKTLYSSARDNTIRVWDPYLGIQWRKLEGHTDWVYGLAISPNGKLLASGSKDKTIKIWNTQTGELLRTLTGHTDTVIDLAISPDGKTLASGGWDKTVKIWDLDSGNLINTLTGHTDIVPAVIFSSDGSRIVSGSNPEIKIWDTKTGQLQKTLKGHSNLVLSLALTPDGRKIASGSDDATIRIWDLNSGELLKTISEVNNVKSVAITRDGQRLVAGNTLPTVTVRNFNTGDLIKDFKWHDNIVWSVAISPDGKRAVSGSRDSKIIVWKLD